Proteins from a genomic interval of Benincasa hispida cultivar B227 chromosome 7, ASM972705v1, whole genome shotgun sequence:
- the LOC120082221 gene encoding cytochrome P450 78A5-like has translation MPMHSNTLSPIQNLKKKKKMKLLILATLTISLLFPFSFLTFLFCSLLALSLNFWLIPGGFAWRNHHRSSLNLPGPSGWPLLGTLPQMGPLAHRNLAAIAHSFKATRLMSFSMGATPAIISSHPDTAKQILCGSAFSDRPVKQSARLMMFERAIGFAPNGAYWRNLRRIAANHMFSPRKISDLEGLRREVADEMVAEVSGNMAAEGVVRLRQVLQKYSLKNIIESVFGSGLEMGRKEELSDMVREGYELIAMFNWEDYFPVSFLDFGGVKRRCNELAGRVNVVIGQIVEERKTQINEFNNDFLSTLLTLPKEDRLSDSDMVAVLWEMIFRGTDTIAILLEWIMARMILHPDIQAKAQKEIDTCVGSNRHVRDSDIPNLPYLQAIVKEVLRLHPPGPLLSWARLAVHDVHVDKILIPAGTTAMVNMWAIAHDPSIWKDPWTFEPERFIENDMSIMGSDLRLAPFGAGRRACPGRALGLATVHLWLANFLHRFRWVPCSSTKSVNLSECLKLSLEMKKPLNCCTVSR, from the exons CCTTTCTCCTATCcagaatttgaagaagaaaaagaaaatgaagctcCTTATTCTGGCCACCCTCACCATCTCACTCCTCTTCCCTTTCAGCTTCCTCACTTTCCTCTTTTGCTCTCTCCTCGCCCTCTCTCTCAACTTCTGGCTCATCCCCGGTGGATTTGCTTGGCGTAACCACCACCGCTCCTCCCTCAACCTCCCTGGTCCCTCTGGCTGGCCGCTCCTTGGCACGCTCCCGCAAATGGGGCCGCTTGCTCACCGGAATCTCGCTGCCATTGCTCACTCCTTCAAAGCCACACGCCTTATGTCCTTTAGCATGGGTGCCACTCCAGCTATCATAAGCAGCCACCCTGACACGGCCAAGCAGATTCTCTGCGGCTCCGCTTTCTCTGACCGACCTGTCAAACAATCGGCTCGGCTCATGATGTTCGAGAGAGCCATTGGCTTTGCTCCAAATGGGGCTTATTGGCGCAATCTTCGACGAATTGCCGCCAACCACATGTTTTCCCCACGGAAAATCTCCGACCTGGAGGGGCTCCGTAGGGAGGTGGCGGATGAAATGGTGGCGGAGGTGTCGGGAAATATGGCGGCGGAGGGGGTGGTGAGGCTGAGACAGGTGCTGCAAAAGTATTCTTTGAAGAACATAATAGAGAGTGTGTTTGGGAGTGGTTTGGAGATGGGGAGGAAGGAAGAGCTGAGTGATATGGTGAGAGAAGGGTATGAATTGATCGCCATGTTCAATTGGGAAGATTATTTTCCGGTGAGCTTTTTGGATTTTGGTGGAGTGAAACGAAGGTGCAATGAATTGGCCGGCAGGGTTAATGTGGTAATTGGACAGATtgttgaagagagaaaaacacaaaTTAATGAGTTTAATAATGATTTTCTTTCTACTTTGCTAACTTTGCCGAAGGAGGATCGGTTGAGTGATTCAGATATGGTGGCTGTTTTATGG GAAATGATATTTCGTGGAACCGACACGATAGCAATTCTTCTAGAATGGATAATGGCCAGGATGATATTACACCCAGATATCCAAGCCAAAGCTCAAAAAGAGATTGACACGTGCGTAGGGAGTAATAGGCACGTGCGTGATTCCGACATTCCGAACCTTCCTTACCTCCAAGCAATTGTGAAAGAGGTTCTTCGTCTACACCCACCTGGGCCATTACTATCGTGGGCCCGCTTGGCAGTCCACGATGTCCACGTGGACAAGATCTTAATCCCAGCTGGCACAACGGCTATGGTGAACATGTGGGCCATAGCTCACGACCCATCGATATGGAAAGACCCATGGACATTTGAACCGGAACGATTCATTGAAAACGACATGTCGATTATGGGATCGGACTTGCGATTGGCGCCGTTCGGAGCTGGGCGAAGGGCGTGCCCAGGAAGGGCCTTGGGTTTAGCCACTGTGCACCTATGGCTAGCCAATTTTCTGCACCGGTTTAGATGGGTTCCATGTTCCTCGACTAAGTCGGTTAATTTATCGGAGTGTTTGAAGCTATCTCTTGAAATGAAGAAGCCTCTGAATTGTTGTACGGTTAGTCGGTGA